A DNA window from Scylla paramamosain isolate STU-SP2022 chromosome 10, ASM3559412v1, whole genome shotgun sequence contains the following coding sequences:
- the LOC135104239 gene encoding integrator complex subunit 15-like isoform X2: MSIDLSELKRSDFPSCVRKGLYQLEEVLHMPHVPHHHELQQHIMDQFVFCCCDSSSKIRAIGPVEELVVVRELSQHLGKMVDTASRNSLFITLFHPSSHDPRTAHKLRILSALVSLAIATHNVSVLEATAVWMQQVCCLSGFSGEVCRGLVQDYFQLTPSAPPHFAAALRAMPTMAPLFTANLITTLSQLYAKIGSGEMCERPPDALVSTIVWWLKGTPGLPPHLALVPLTNSLPGVSLPMTAVPPLAPLMKWCVEAPFFEPTNDSSETLKRKVKMMRTETELEKATVGPSPSSSSPPPSSSTSSSPPVSFKSSPLSETSSDVYSQLHLSILQTLQNVPSVRARMTQKQVLCPKHVTSVVDAVSERIRSSTGSSSSSNTNNQMVDEEAIDLALNRLAQTILVALQTESLSGSLSDMWDSLHRLPKKNRLISTLLSSREAR, encoded by the exons ATGTCCATTGACTTGAGTGAGCTGAAACGGAGTGACTTCCCATCATGTGTGAGGAAGGGACTCTATCAGCTAG AGGAAGTGTTGCACATGCCACATGTTCCCCATCACCATGAGCTGCAGCAACACATCATGGACCAGTTTGTGTTCTGCTGCTGTGACTCCTCCTCCAAGATAAGG GCTATTGGGCCTGTGGAGGAGCTTGTGGTGGTGCGAGAACTGAGCCAACACCTGGGCAAGATGGTGGATACAGCATCCCGCAATTCCCTCTTTATTACCCTTTTCCATCCGTCTTCCCATGACCCTCGCACTGCACACAAACTGCGTATCCTCTCAGCCTTGGTGTCTTTGGCCATTGCAACCCATAATGTGTCTGTTCTGGAGGCCACAGCTGTGTGGATGCAA CAAGTATGTTGCCTCAGCGGGTTTAGTGGTGAGGTGTGTCGAGGACTGGTACAAGATTACTTCCAGTTAAccccatcagcaccaccacacttTGCTGCAGCCCTTAGAGCAATGCCTACCATGGCCCCACTCTTCACTGCAAACCTCATCACCACACTTTCCCAACTCTATGCCAAAATAG GCAGTGGTGAGATGTGTGAACGTCCTCCTGATGCCCTGGTGAGCACAATAGTGTGGTGGCTGAAGGGCACACCAGGCCTGCCACCACACCTGGCTCTGGTTCCCCTCACCAACTCTCTCCCTGGTGTATCTCTCCCCATGACAGCAGTACCTCCATTGGCACCTCTTATGaa GTGGTGTGTTGAGGCACCTTTCTTTGAGCCGACAAATGACTCCTCTGAAACCCTGAAGCGCAAAGTCAAGATGATGAGAACAGAGACAGAACTTGAAAAAGCCACAGTTGGTCCatccccatcttcctcctcacctcccccctcctcttccacatcctcATCCCCTCCTGTCTCCTTTAAGTCATCCCCTTTATCGGAGACCAGCAGTGATGTCTACTCCCAACTACACCTCTCTATCTTGCAAACACTTCAGAATGTCCCCTCTGTTCGGGCACGCATGACACAAAAACAG GTGTTGTGTCCAAAGCATGTGACATCAGTGGTGGATGCTGTAAGTGAACGGATCAGGAGCAGCacaggcagcagcagtagcagtaataccaATAATCAGATGGTTGATGAAGAGGCCATAGATTTGGCACTCAACAGACTGGCACAGACTATCCTTGTGGCACTCCAGACAGAATCTCTCTCTGGGTCACTAA
- the LOC135104239 gene encoding integrator complex subunit 15-like isoform X1 — protein MFRMNGTSKKNMSIDLSELKRSDFPSCVRKGLYQLEEVLHMPHVPHHHELQQHIMDQFVFCCCDSSSKIRAIGPVEELVVVRELSQHLGKMVDTASRNSLFITLFHPSSHDPRTAHKLRILSALVSLAIATHNVSVLEATAVWMQQVCCLSGFSGEVCRGLVQDYFQLTPSAPPHFAAALRAMPTMAPLFTANLITTLSQLYAKIGSGEMCERPPDALVSTIVWWLKGTPGLPPHLALVPLTNSLPGVSLPMTAVPPLAPLMKWCVEAPFFEPTNDSSETLKRKVKMMRTETELEKATVGPSPSSSSPPPSSSTSSSPPVSFKSSPLSETSSDVYSQLHLSILQTLQNVPSVRARMTQKQVLCPKHVTSVVDAVSERIRSSTGSSSSSNTNNQMVDEEAIDLALNRLAQTILVALQTESLSGSLSDMWDSLHRLPKKNRLISTLLSSREAR, from the exons ATGTTCAGGATGAATGGAACCAGTAAAAA AAATATGTCCATTGACTTGAGTGAGCTGAAACGGAGTGACTTCCCATCATGTGTGAGGAAGGGACTCTATCAGCTAG AGGAAGTGTTGCACATGCCACATGTTCCCCATCACCATGAGCTGCAGCAACACATCATGGACCAGTTTGTGTTCTGCTGCTGTGACTCCTCCTCCAAGATAAGG GCTATTGGGCCTGTGGAGGAGCTTGTGGTGGTGCGAGAACTGAGCCAACACCTGGGCAAGATGGTGGATACAGCATCCCGCAATTCCCTCTTTATTACCCTTTTCCATCCGTCTTCCCATGACCCTCGCACTGCACACAAACTGCGTATCCTCTCAGCCTTGGTGTCTTTGGCCATTGCAACCCATAATGTGTCTGTTCTGGAGGCCACAGCTGTGTGGATGCAA CAAGTATGTTGCCTCAGCGGGTTTAGTGGTGAGGTGTGTCGAGGACTGGTACAAGATTACTTCCAGTTAAccccatcagcaccaccacacttTGCTGCAGCCCTTAGAGCAATGCCTACCATGGCCCCACTCTTCACTGCAAACCTCATCACCACACTTTCCCAACTCTATGCCAAAATAG GCAGTGGTGAGATGTGTGAACGTCCTCCTGATGCCCTGGTGAGCACAATAGTGTGGTGGCTGAAGGGCACACCAGGCCTGCCACCACACCTGGCTCTGGTTCCCCTCACCAACTCTCTCCCTGGTGTATCTCTCCCCATGACAGCAGTACCTCCATTGGCACCTCTTATGaa GTGGTGTGTTGAGGCACCTTTCTTTGAGCCGACAAATGACTCCTCTGAAACCCTGAAGCGCAAAGTCAAGATGATGAGAACAGAGACAGAACTTGAAAAAGCCACAGTTGGTCCatccccatcttcctcctcacctcccccctcctcttccacatcctcATCCCCTCCTGTCTCCTTTAAGTCATCCCCTTTATCGGAGACCAGCAGTGATGTCTACTCCCAACTACACCTCTCTATCTTGCAAACACTTCAGAATGTCCCCTCTGTTCGGGCACGCATGACACAAAAACAG GTGTTGTGTCCAAAGCATGTGACATCAGTGGTGGATGCTGTAAGTGAACGGATCAGGAGCAGCacaggcagcagcagtagcagtaataccaATAATCAGATGGTTGATGAAGAGGCCATAGATTTGGCACTCAACAGACTGGCACAGACTATCCTTGTGGCACTCCAGACAGAATCTCTCTCTGGGTCACTAA